A genomic segment from Saprospiraceae bacterium encodes:
- a CDS encoding insulinase family protein yields the protein MRFITLFLFLFVGTYLSGQDPIFKPNDPIPMDPDVTIGTLENGMKYYIKRNLKPENRAELRLVVKAGSLQEDDDQQGLAHFVEHMAFNGSKHFNKNELVDYLESVGTRFGADLNAYTSFEETVYMIQARTDTLALLEKGLLILEDWAGGLSFEPEEIDKERGVIVSEWRTGLNADQRMQQQYFPIAYKGSRYAERLPIGQTDIIESADYATIKRFYTDWYRPDLMAVVAVGDFDVAWMEAAIKKQFSALKKATDPRPRDTYEIPSFSETQYAICTDEEATFSTIRVMYRHPHQAVKTIAEYKDDLARNLYNRMLNARMIELQQQANPPFTFAYTGYGQEISNLDNYYLYAFVKEGGMEKGLAAVLKATRQAYLHGFHPSELARQKEEMLRSAEKAFKEQDKSPSSGIAAGFVYSFLKQKPVPNAEQQFKLLEQLIPQITTETINPLPKMWIRPDHRVVIVTGPNKAAHPLPEKAEISKWLAAFDTMTVEPYEDNVIAGPLVDTPLPLVPITTENKVPEFGLTEIRLENGIRVILKPTTFKNDEILMTAYSPGGHSIYPIKDIPSATNAIPIIVQSGVGPFSYADLNKKLTGKNANVGPFISELYEGISGNCSPEDIESLFQLVYLYLTAPRKDEVAFQSYINRQKSVFENIMTNPYNYFGQEKQRIKYNNHPRRQITNMESLDNIHLDRLYQIYKDRFADASDFTFFFVGSFKVEDIKPFLQKYLGNLPNKGRMESWKNVGASLQNGQIDTTFIKGKAPKALVEIVYHGDFKFDADQRYAFGSLASLLRIKLREAMREDQGGVYGVSVAAFNSQYPLPSYNLRISFNADPPEVATLLRITKEVLEKVKVAGAEEKDIIKIVETQRQGRIKNLQENSYWLGQLSYRYQNNIPLDGLALNALEEYTKQLNSDLLKAAANQYLGGENVMQFVLMPEEH from the coding sequence ATGCGTTTTATTACTCTTTTTTTATTCCTCTTCGTCGGTACTTATCTAAGTGGGCAAGATCCGATTTTCAAACCCAATGACCCTATTCCTATGGACCCCGATGTTACAATAGGGACACTGGAAAATGGCATGAAATATTACATCAAGCGCAACTTAAAACCGGAAAACCGAGCTGAATTGCGACTGGTGGTTAAGGCGGGTTCGTTACAAGAGGATGACGACCAGCAAGGGCTTGCCCATTTTGTCGAGCACATGGCCTTTAATGGAAGCAAACATTTTAATAAAAACGAATTGGTAGATTACCTCGAATCAGTGGGTACACGTTTTGGAGCCGATCTTAATGCCTATACCAGCTTCGAAGAAACCGTCTATATGATCCAAGCAAGAACGGATACTTTGGCGCTGCTGGAAAAAGGGTTATTAATCTTAGAAGACTGGGCAGGAGGACTTAGTTTTGAGCCAGAAGAAATTGACAAGGAACGGGGAGTCATTGTCTCTGAATGGCGAACTGGGCTAAATGCGGACCAGCGGATGCAACAACAATATTTTCCTATTGCCTATAAAGGGTCTCGTTATGCTGAGCGCCTCCCAATTGGCCAAACCGATATCATTGAATCTGCAGATTATGCTACGATCAAGCGATTTTATACAGACTGGTATCGGCCTGATTTAATGGCAGTTGTAGCAGTGGGTGATTTTGATGTGGCTTGGATGGAGGCAGCTATCAAAAAGCAGTTTAGCGCCTTAAAAAAAGCGACCGACCCCAGACCAAGAGACACCTATGAGATTCCTTCATTTAGTGAGACCCAATATGCCATCTGTACCGACGAGGAAGCGACTTTTTCAACTATACGGGTCATGTACAGGCATCCGCACCAAGCGGTTAAAACCATTGCTGAATACAAGGATGATTTAGCTCGAAATTTGTATAATCGCATGCTCAATGCACGCATGATTGAACTTCAACAACAAGCCAATCCACCTTTTACTTTTGCCTATACGGGTTATGGTCAAGAAATAAGCAACCTGGATAATTATTACCTCTACGCATTTGTTAAAGAAGGAGGTATGGAAAAGGGATTGGCTGCAGTGCTGAAGGCTACACGCCAGGCTTACCTGCACGGGTTTCATCCTTCTGAACTAGCCAGGCAAAAAGAAGAAATGCTCAGAAGTGCAGAGAAAGCCTTCAAAGAACAGGATAAGTCACCCTCCAGCGGTATAGCAGCAGGCTTTGTGTATAGCTTTTTAAAACAAAAACCTGTGCCCAACGCCGAACAACAATTCAAACTGCTAGAACAATTAATACCTCAGATCACCACGGAAACTATCAATCCACTTCCCAAAATGTGGATTCGCCCTGATCATAGGGTGGTGATTGTCACAGGCCCCAATAAAGCAGCGCATCCTTTACCCGAAAAAGCGGAAATTAGCAAGTGGTTAGCCGCATTCGACACCATGACCGTGGAGCCGTATGAAGATAATGTCATAGCAGGTCCATTAGTTGACACCCCTCTCCCTCTAGTGCCCATTACAACTGAAAATAAGGTGCCTGAATTCGGGTTAACAGAAATTAGGCTTGAAAATGGCATTCGGGTCATTCTAAAACCCACTACCTTTAAAAATGATGAGATATTGATGACGGCCTATAGCCCAGGCGGACATTCCATTTATCCCATCAAAGATATACCCAGTGCTACCAATGCCATCCCGATTATCGTTCAAAGTGGTGTAGGACCATTTAGTTATGCAGATTTAAATAAAAAATTGACAGGCAAAAATGCCAATGTAGGTCCTTTTATCAGTGAATTGTATGAGGGAATTAGCGGGAATTGCTCGCCGGAGGACATCGAATCTCTTTTTCAGCTGGTTTATTTATACCTCACAGCCCCGCGAAAAGATGAAGTCGCTTTTCAATCCTATATCAATCGACAAAAATCTGTATTTGAGAACATTATGACCAATCCTTACAATTATTTTGGTCAGGAAAAACAACGCATCAAGTACAACAATCATCCACGTCGACAAATTACCAATATGGAGTCGCTGGACAACATCCACTTGGATCGACTCTATCAAATTTACAAGGATCGATTTGCCGATGCCAGTGACTTTACTTTTTTCTTTGTGGGATCCTTTAAGGTCGAAGACATAAAGCCTTTCCTGCAAAAGTATTTAGGGAATTTACCGAATAAGGGAAGGATGGAAAGTTGGAAAAATGTAGGCGCTTCCTTGCAAAATGGACAAATTGACACCACTTTCATCAAAGGGAAAGCGCCGAAAGCATTAGTTGAGATAGTTTACCATGGTGATTTTAAATTTGATGCAGATCAACGTTATGCCTTTGGTTCCTTGGCTAGTTTACTGAGAATAAAGCTGCGGGAAGCGATGCGAGAAGACCAAGGAGGAGTATATGGGGTGAGCGTGGCGGCCTTTAACAGTCAGTATCCCCTGCCGAGTTATAATTTGCGAATTAGCTTTAATGCTGATCCGCCGGAGGTAGCCACACTCCTTCGCATTACCAAGGAAGTGCTAGAAAAAGTCAAAGTGGCCGGAGCAGAAGAAAAAGACATTATAAAAATTGTAGAAACCCAACGACAAGGGCGTATCAAAAACCTCCAAGAAAATAGTTATTGGCTTGGGCAACTAAGCTATCGCTACCAAAACAATATCCCGCTGGATGGTCTTGCATTAAATGCATTGGAGGAATATACAAAACAATTAAATAGCGATCTTTTGAAAGCAGCAGCGAATCAATATTTGGGTGGAGAAAATGTCATGCAGTTTGTCCTAATGCCAGAAGAGCACTAA
- the ffh gene encoding signal recognition particle protein gives MFESLSDRLEGAFRAIKGDTKLTEINIAQSIKEIRRALVSADVNYKIAKEFTDKIKDKALGSENVLKSVKPGELMVKIVMDELVDLMGGQAAGINIKGSPAVILVAGLQGSGKTTFSGKLALHLKDKRNKKPLLVACDVYRPAAIDQLTVLGEQVGVPVYKDLDSKNPVEIALKSIKHAQDNNLDVVIVDTAGRLAIDEAMMAEISNIKEAILPNETLFVVDSMTGQDAVNTAKTFNDIINYDGVVLTKLDGDTRGGAALSVKYTVGKPIKFVSTGEKMETLDVFYPDRMAQRILGMGDIVSFVERAQEQFDEEEAKRLEKKIRKNKFDFDDFLSQLGQIRKMGDLKSLMNMIPGMSKMTKNLDIDNNAFNKVEAIIFSMTPQERANPELLNINRKKRIASGCGQSLDDINRFIKQFDQMRKMMHKLSKSPGMAGMMGGPGGGGRKK, from the coding sequence ATGTTCGAAAGTCTTAGTGATCGGTTAGAAGGCGCCTTTAGGGCCATTAAGGGAGATACCAAATTAACAGAAATCAACATAGCGCAATCTATCAAAGAAATTCGTAGAGCCTTGGTTTCTGCGGATGTAAATTATAAGATTGCCAAGGAGTTTACTGACAAAATCAAGGACAAGGCCCTGGGGTCTGAAAATGTGCTGAAATCCGTCAAGCCTGGCGAGTTGATGGTCAAGATTGTGATGGATGAGTTAGTGGATTTGATGGGAGGCCAGGCGGCAGGTATCAATATCAAAGGAAGCCCGGCAGTTATTTTGGTCGCAGGTTTGCAAGGTTCTGGTAAAACGACCTTTTCTGGAAAACTGGCTTTACATTTAAAAGATAAAAGAAATAAGAAACCTTTATTAGTAGCTTGTGATGTCTATCGCCCAGCTGCCATTGATCAGCTTACGGTGCTCGGGGAACAGGTTGGCGTTCCGGTCTACAAAGACCTGGACAGCAAGAATCCTGTCGAAATTGCTTTGAAGTCTATCAAGCATGCACAGGACAATAACCTGGATGTCGTTATTGTTGATACGGCCGGACGTTTGGCGATTGACGAGGCTATGATGGCCGAAATATCCAACATAAAGGAGGCTATCCTTCCGAATGAGACCTTGTTTGTTGTAGATTCCATGACAGGTCAGGATGCGGTCAATACCGCTAAGACCTTTAATGATATTATCAATTATGATGGTGTCGTTTTAACCAAACTAGATGGTGATACGCGAGGTGGTGCTGCCTTATCAGTAAAATACACTGTAGGGAAACCCATTAAGTTTGTGAGTACAGGCGAAAAGATGGAAACCTTGGATGTGTTTTATCCAGACAGGATGGCACAGCGGATCCTTGGGATGGGGGATATCGTTTCTTTCGTTGAGCGGGCACAAGAGCAATTTGATGAAGAAGAAGCCAAACGACTGGAAAAGAAAATCCGGAAAAACAAATTTGATTTCGATGACTTCTTGAGTCAATTGGGTCAGATTCGAAAAATGGGAGACCTTAAGAGTTTGATGAATATGATTCCGGGGATGAGTAAAATGACGAAAAACCTCGATATTGATAATAATGCCTTCAACAAGGTAGAAGCCATTATTTTCTCTATGACGCCACAAGAACGAGCCAATCCCGAATTGCTGAATATCAATAGAAAAAAAAGGATTGCATCAGGCTGCGGCCAATCCCTGGACGACATCAACCGCTTTATCAAACAATTTGATCAAATGCGTAAAATGATGCACAAGTTAAGTAAATCTCCAGGTATGGCAGGTATGATGGGTGGCCCCGGAGGTGGTGGTCGTAAAAAATAG
- a CDS encoding OmpA family protein encodes MSAPLKVIIVLVLWILYTWFAYEGCNLDQCCAGESVVVVDEPPSETPTAKRYPIDFQWNNASAFTNEGFDKVKQNLLAQLKDNNILEITGLYFEGESAPEGFENMGFARAAKIRDLLSPEVSPDRINLRARLMDTREGIQEGYFEAANFEWKAPDATAAATVEELDDRVIIRFPFNSTVKEANAAVDEYLNKLAERVKQTGEKVSITGHTDNVGEPDKNVTLGLRRAKEIRDILISRGVNGDLISTDSKGEAQPVDTNDTDAGRHNNRRAEVRLIKN; translated from the coding sequence ATGTCCGCACCATTAAAAGTCATCATTGTCTTGGTGTTATGGATCCTTTACACCTGGTTTGCATATGAAGGGTGTAACCTGGATCAGTGTTGTGCTGGAGAGTCAGTTGTAGTGGTTGATGAACCACCATCCGAAACTCCGACAGCGAAGCGTTATCCCATTGATTTCCAGTGGAATAATGCTTCAGCATTCACCAATGAAGGTTTTGATAAAGTCAAACAGAATTTATTGGCCCAATTAAAAGATAACAATATTCTTGAAATTACGGGCCTGTACTTTGAAGGAGAATCGGCTCCTGAAGGGTTTGAAAACATGGGTTTTGCCAGGGCTGCCAAAATCAGAGATTTGTTATCCCCTGAAGTCTCCCCTGATCGCATTAATCTGCGTGCCAGGTTAATGGACACGCGAGAAGGTATTCAAGAAGGTTATTTCGAAGCCGCTAATTTCGAATGGAAAGCGCCTGACGCCACCGCTGCCGCAACGGTGGAAGAACTGGATGACCGTGTGATCATTCGATTCCCCTTCAACTCCACGGTAAAAGAAGCCAATGCTGCCGTCGATGAGTACCTGAATAAGCTGGCTGAAAGGGTAAAACAAACGGGTGAAAAAGTTTCCATCACAGGACATACCGACAATGTTGGCGAACCGGATAAAAACGTAACATTAGGCTTGCGCAGAGCCAAAGAAATCAGAGATATCTTAATTTCCCGTGGGGTAAATGGCGACCTGATTTCTACCGACTCCAAAGGAGAGGCTCAGCCTGTGGATACCAATGACACCGATGCCGGCCGACATAACAATCGTCGTGCAGAAGTTCGACTTATTAAAAATTAA
- a CDS encoding helix-hairpin-helix domain-containing protein, which yields MQFDMILLDSFWTNCWPAWLLASILPFLLGLFLGWWLWSKYKAMVGQKETEVASWHKKYNELEGEFSALKYKYGELEKDKNGLRASLNKCEADKMTLLARIEKANNEGGDAGMVVASGGTAGLAEGVQRPASLSTIFKPHDLQIVEGIGPKIEQLLKDAGIKDWKDLSESDEDTLNKILTDAGPRYRIHDPKTWAKQAELALKGKWDELIEYQKFLDTGRDDRGSQTPSKVEKLAEKKLGFSKNPEDLQIVEGVGPKIESILKAAGINTRAELGNTSVERLNEILAEAGERYRLADPTTWPKQATLAAEENWRALREYQEFLDGGKTPK from the coding sequence ATGCAATTCGATATGATTTTATTGGATAGTTTTTGGACAAACTGCTGGCCAGCCTGGTTACTGGCCTCTATTTTGCCTTTTTTATTAGGCCTTTTCCTCGGTTGGTGGCTTTGGAGTAAATACAAAGCTATGGTAGGCCAAAAGGAAACAGAAGTGGCCTCCTGGCATAAAAAATACAATGAACTTGAAGGGGAATTCAGTGCCCTAAAATACAAATATGGTGAACTAGAGAAAGATAAAAATGGTTTGCGGGCATCCTTAAACAAATGTGAGGCAGATAAAATGACTTTATTAGCAAGAATAGAAAAAGCTAATAATGAAGGTGGCGATGCAGGAATGGTTGTGGCTTCTGGTGGAACCGCCGGCCTCGCAGAAGGGGTGCAAAGACCAGCAAGCTTGAGTACGATTTTCAAACCCCATGATTTGCAAATCGTTGAAGGCATCGGACCTAAAATTGAACAGTTGTTAAAGGATGCCGGTATCAAAGATTGGAAAGACCTCTCTGAGTCGGATGAGGATACCTTAAATAAAATCCTTACGGATGCAGGTCCTAGATACCGAATTCACGATCCTAAAACCTGGGCTAAACAAGCAGAATTGGCCTTAAAAGGCAAATGGGACGAATTGATTGAATACCAAAAATTCCTAGATACCGGACGTGATGATCGTGGTTCTCAAACTCCTTCTAAAGTAGAAAAACTGGCCGAAAAAAAATTAGGCTTTTCTAAAAACCCAGAAGATCTGCAAATCGTAGAAGGCGTTGGCCCTAAAATCGAGTCTATTCTAAAAGCAGCCGGAATCAATACCCGAGCCGAACTGGGAAATACCTCCGTAGAACGCTTAAATGAAATACTCGCAGAGGCAGGAGAACGCTATCGACTAGCCGATCCTACAACTTGGCCCAAACAAGCTACACTGGCAGCCGAAGAGAACTGGAGGGCACTCCGAGAATACCAAGAATTTCTAGATGGTGGCAAAACACCAAAATAA
- a CDS encoding pyridoxal phosphate-dependent aminotransferase: MPSISKRGEEVPLSPFRKLVPIADKIKAAGVHVYHLNIGQPDIETPAAALAKVKATDMKILAYSPTEGIASYRNKLVDYYAKFETNLTASQIIVTTGASEGIQFLFLACMDKGDEMIVPEPFYANYNGFAHIADVNIVPVTCHLDDGFSLPDAKAFEAVITPKTKAIFITNPNNPTGCFYPEKALKELAQVVKKYDLYLFVDEVYREFCYDGKDFFSVLRLEEIEDHVVVIDSVSKRYSACGARVGALVTRNEELIDAVVRFAKLRLSPPGLGQILAEGALEMDDSYMIAVKAEYDRRRKVVFDRLQAMDGVTSYLPGGAFYCFAQFPIQNADHFCLWLLEKFQHNGATVMLSPGEGFYATPGLGVNQVRIAYVLNTKDLHAAMDCLEEALKVYPGRININQLVEGTVLA; the protein is encoded by the coding sequence ATGCCATCAATTTCAAAAAGGGGAGAAGAAGTTCCATTGTCTCCCTTCCGAAAGCTGGTGCCGATTGCTGATAAAATAAAAGCAGCAGGCGTGCACGTGTATCACCTTAATATTGGCCAACCCGATATCGAAACACCTGCGGCGGCATTAGCGAAAGTCAAAGCGACTGACATGAAAATTTTGGCATACAGCCCAACGGAAGGCATTGCCAGCTATCGAAATAAATTGGTGGACTATTACGCGAAATTCGAAACCAACCTCACCGCAAGTCAAATTATCGTTACAACTGGTGCTTCTGAAGGTATTCAGTTTCTATTCTTGGCCTGTATGGACAAAGGAGATGAGATGATCGTCCCAGAACCCTTTTATGCCAATTATAATGGTTTTGCTCACATTGCTGATGTCAATATCGTTCCCGTTACCTGCCATTTAGATGACGGCTTTTCATTGCCGGATGCCAAGGCTTTTGAAGCGGTCATTACACCAAAAACCAAAGCCATCTTCATCACCAATCCAAACAACCCAACAGGTTGCTTTTATCCGGAAAAGGCTTTAAAAGAGCTGGCACAGGTGGTTAAGAAGTATGACCTGTATCTTTTTGTAGATGAGGTGTACCGCGAATTTTGCTATGATGGTAAGGATTTTTTCTCTGTACTTCGCTTGGAGGAAATTGAAGACCATGTTGTTGTTATAGACTCTGTATCAAAGCGTTATAGTGCTTGCGGCGCTAGGGTGGGGGCTTTGGTTACTCGAAACGAAGAGCTAATTGATGCCGTTGTTCGATTCGCTAAGTTGCGCTTAAGCCCTCCGGGGCTTGGCCAGATACTGGCAGAAGGCGCCCTGGAAATGGATGATTCCTATATGATTGCCGTTAAGGCTGAATACGACCGACGCCGGAAAGTGGTTTTTGATCGATTGCAGGCTATGGATGGCGTTACGAGTTACCTGCCAGGAGGTGCGTTTTATTGCTTTGCACAATTTCCTATTCAAAATGCGGACCACTTTTGTTTGTGGCTATTAGAAAAGTTTCAACACAATGGGGCCACTGTAATGCTTTCTCCCGGGGAAGGTTTTTATGCTACCCCTGGTTTGGGTGTTAATCAAGTTAGAATAGCCTATGTGTTAAATACAAAAGATTTGCACGCTGCCATGGATTGCCTAGAGGAAGCCTTGAAGGTTTATCCTGGCCGAATCAATATCAATCAACTAGTAGAAGGTACGGTGCTAGCTTAG
- the yidC gene encoding membrane protein insertase YidC, giving the protein MDKNTLIGFALIFVLLIVWQQFNTPTQAELERQQQIRDSLALVQKTIDATVAPGETEETAANPLENLTELPDSLKQEKLASLYGPFYAAGTGEEQLVSLENELMTIVLSNKGGVIKEVTLKKYKKNTLTAEKEEVKVDLKLLNDEKNKFEYLLPIANLPSGGVRTGDLFFEAQQNGNEVVFRAKAGEGKYFEQKYSLRPNDYRIDYDIKLEGLQNVLSNGSEDIQLVWQDYLDRIEINHSFERRYSTIYFKPSADGVDYCSCTSDDVEKLDNQPIKWISHSNQFFNSTLIAKENFKSAVLETALVGDDNEDLKKLKSELSIPYGHSSSETFGMEFYIGPNEFDRLRAVGHDLEDIVPFGWSIFGTVNRWIVRPLFNFLSSFIGSKGIVILFLTLLVKLVLYPLTYKMLYSQSKMGALKPQIEKLKEKQKDPQQQQVETMKLYREFGVNPLGGCMPMALQMPIWIALYRFFPASIEFRQANFLWATDLSSYDVFFYLPTEIPFVGGHISLFTILWAVTTLIYTYYNTKHMDMSANPAMKYMQYIMPVMFLGFFNTYASGLTCYLLFSNLFNIGQTVVTKNYIIDQDKVRAELEENKKKPKKKSGFQDRLEAAMKEQQRIQAQRDAQKAKKGKKS; this is encoded by the coding sequence ATGGATAAGAATACACTCATCGGATTTGCCTTGATTTTTGTGCTATTAATCGTGTGGCAACAGTTTAATACACCAACTCAGGCTGAACTGGAAAGACAGCAACAAATTCGAGATTCTCTAGCCTTAGTCCAAAAAACAATAGATGCTACCGTTGCTCCTGGAGAAACGGAGGAAACCGCCGCTAATCCGTTGGAGAATTTAACCGAATTGCCAGATTCCTTGAAGCAAGAAAAATTGGCTAGCCTTTATGGCCCTTTTTATGCAGCAGGTACCGGAGAAGAGCAGTTGGTAAGCCTCGAAAATGAATTGATGACCATTGTGTTGTCTAATAAAGGGGGGGTGATAAAGGAGGTGACCCTGAAGAAATACAAAAAAAATACCCTTACTGCTGAAAAAGAAGAAGTCAAAGTTGACCTGAAGTTATTAAATGACGAAAAGAATAAGTTTGAATATTTATTACCCATAGCTAATTTGCCAAGTGGTGGAGTGCGTACAGGTGACTTGTTTTTTGAAGCCCAGCAAAATGGGAATGAAGTCGTTTTCCGCGCAAAGGCTGGCGAAGGAAAGTACTTCGAACAAAAGTATAGCCTTCGCCCAAATGATTATCGTATTGATTATGATATTAAGCTGGAAGGGCTTCAAAACGTTTTATCTAATGGTTCTGAGGACATCCAATTGGTTTGGCAAGATTACCTGGATCGAATCGAAATCAACCATAGCTTTGAACGCAGGTATTCAACCATCTATTTCAAACCATCAGCAGACGGCGTTGACTATTGTTCATGTACTTCGGATGATGTTGAAAAGCTAGACAACCAACCCATCAAATGGATCAGCCACTCCAACCAGTTTTTTAACAGCACCTTAATTGCGAAAGAAAATTTCAAAAGTGCTGTACTAGAAACAGCATTAGTAGGTGACGATAACGAAGACCTGAAAAAATTAAAGTCTGAATTAAGCATTCCTTATGGCCATTCCAGTAGCGAGACCTTTGGCATGGAGTTCTACATTGGTCCTAATGAATTTGATCGCCTCCGGGCTGTAGGCCATGACCTGGAAGACATTGTTCCTTTTGGATGGAGTATTTTCGGAACCGTTAACCGCTGGATCGTCCGCCCTTTATTCAATTTTCTTTCTTCTTTTATTGGAAGTAAAGGTATCGTTATTCTCTTTTTGACCTTGTTGGTTAAACTGGTCCTATATCCTTTAACTTACAAAATGTTGTATTCTCAATCTAAAATGGGGGCCTTGAAACCCCAGATTGAAAAATTAAAGGAAAAACAAAAAGACCCTCAGCAGCAGCAGGTGGAAACCATGAAGTTGTATAGAGAATTTGGTGTAAATCCACTCGGCGGTTGTATGCCCATGGCCTTACAAATGCCAATTTGGATTGCCTTATACCGCTTCTTCCCCGCCTCAATTGAGTTTCGGCAAGCGAACTTCCTTTGGGCGACAGACCTGTCTTCCTACGATGTCTTCTTCTATTTGCCAACTGAAATTCCATTTGTAGGCGGACACATTAGTTTGTTTACTATCTTATGGGCCGTCACTACTTTGATTTATACTTATTATAACACCAAGCATATGGACATGTCGGCTAATCCTGCCATGAAATACATGCAGTACATTATGCCCGTTATGTTTCTTGGCTTTTTCAATACTTATGCCTCCGGTCTGACTTGTTACCTGCTCTTTAGTAACCTTTTTAACATCGGCCAAACGGTCGTTACCAAAAACTATATTATAGATCAAGATAAGGTCCGTGCTGAGCTGGAGGAAAACAAAAAGAAACCAAAGAAAAAATCAGGCTTCCAGGATCGCCTAGAAGCCGCTATGAAAGAACAACAGCGCATCCAGGCACAACGCGATGCACAAAAAGCCAAAAAAGGGAAAAAAAGCTAA